A genomic segment from Candidatus Thermoplasmatota archaeon encodes:
- a CDS encoding DUF5654 family protein has product MITAAFGLVAALAWNQTIIAIFKEIFGDNWEGIPQMLTYAILVIIIAVIVTIWIGKVAEKHKE; this is encoded by the coding sequence TTGATTACAGCGGCTTTCGGGCTGGTGGCTGCGCTGGCGTGGAATCAGACAATTATAGCCATTTTTAAAGAAATATTCGGCGATAACTGGGAAGGCATTCCACAAATGCTGACATATGCAATATTGGTGATCATCATAGCAGTGATTGTGACAATATGGATCGGCAAAGTTGCAGAAAAACATAAAGAATAA